The Paenibacillus sophorae genome has a segment encoding these proteins:
- a CDS encoding ABC transporter substrate-binding protein yields MSVKNRKFRGVLLMAVMALVLSILAGCGGNNSSSGSEPSASAGSSAAPEASTAPAADPVPVKLQLKWVPQAQFAGYYVALSKGYYKDEGLDVQILPGGPDIVPEQQVAGGSADIGVDWVASLLTSQEQEMPLVQIAQIYQKSGLVLVSKKSANINSPADLKGKRVGNWMGGNEFELLALFDKYKLDSNKDIKFTKQGFTMDQFLGGELDAASAMTYNEYQVVLESGVKAEDLNVIDMNDEGVAMLEDNLFANKEWLEANKETAAKFVRASLKGWKDAIADPAAAVDIVMEQAEAGSTTKEHQLKMMEEVAKLIQPEGFDISKLGYTDEAAFKQTADIAFKFGVIKKEANLSEAYTNEIMDMASK; encoded by the coding sequence ATGAGCGTAAAAAACAGAAAATTTCGCGGTGTACTGTTAATGGCGGTAATGGCGTTGGTGCTGTCGATTCTTGCGGGTTGCGGAGGTAACAACAGTTCTTCGGGAAGTGAGCCGTCTGCTTCCGCAGGAAGCTCGGCCGCTCCGGAAGCAAGCACGGCGCCTGCGGCGGACCCGGTCCCAGTCAAGCTGCAGCTGAAATGGGTGCCGCAGGCTCAATTTGCAGGGTACTACGTCGCGCTCAGCAAAGGCTACTACAAGGACGAAGGTCTGGACGTTCAAATCCTGCCCGGCGGACCGGATATCGTGCCTGAGCAGCAGGTTGCGGGCGGATCGGCCGACATCGGCGTCGATTGGGTAGCGAGCTTGCTGACAAGCCAGGAGCAGGAAATGCCGCTGGTGCAAATCGCCCAGATTTACCAAAAGAGCGGTCTCGTGCTGGTCTCCAAGAAATCGGCGAATATCAACAGCCCGGCTGATCTGAAAGGTAAACGGGTCGGCAACTGGATGGGCGGCAACGAGTTCGAGCTGCTGGCGTTGTTCGACAAATACAAGCTCGATTCGAACAAAGATATCAAATTTACGAAACAAGGCTTCACCATGGACCAATTCCTCGGCGGCGAGCTGGATGCGGCTTCCGCGATGACGTACAACGAATATCAAGTTGTGCTTGAGTCGGGCGTCAAAGCCGAAGATCTGAATGTCATCGACATGAACGACGAGGGCGTTGCCATGCTGGAAGACAATCTGTTCGCCAACAAGGAGTGGCTGGAAGCCAATAAAGAGACGGCGGCGAAATTCGTCCGCGCTTCGCTTAAAGGCTGGAAGGATGCTATCGCCGATCCGGCGGCGGCAGTGGATATTGTGATGGAACAGGCGGAAGCCGGCAGCACGACGAAAGAGCATCAGCTGAAAATGATGGAAGAAGTCGCCAAATTGATTCAGCCGGAAGGCTTCGACATCTCCAAGCTAGGCTACACGGACGAAGCCGCATTCAAGCAAACCGCAGATATTGCCTTTAAGTTTGGTGTAATCAAGAAAGAGGCCAATCTGTCCGAGGCGTACACGAACGAAATTATGGACATGGCTTCCAAATAA
- a CDS encoding ABC transporter permease has product MKGNTVGEATLISSHSQEDGSRPQAAMASQPAPPSAAPAQNGRPRRRVRKAAIFRVILPVLAGVLFLALWELQVIHAIFDLKKYQLPLPSAIVEAMGENMSLLLSYTGYTLTEAVLGMLIGSALGFIIALVATAWPRWGGGSLTLVAALNAVPIVALAPIMNLWFGDGLGSRIAIVAATTMAAMAINAYKGMAAIDPLALDLMHSYAAPKSAVFRHLRIKNSLPYVFTALKINATASMIGAIVGEFFFSSRGLGYLLSNSIKVAKMPLGWSCIVLAAIAGVIFYLVVERLEKVFIRWHPSRRAS; this is encoded by the coding sequence ATGAAAGGCAACACAGTTGGTGAAGCAACGCTCATTTCTTCACACAGTCAGGAGGATGGAAGCCGCCCGCAGGCTGCTATGGCGTCTCAACCGGCGCCGCCTTCGGCGGCCCCCGCTCAAAACGGCAGGCCGCGCCGTCGTGTGCGGAAAGCCGCAATCTTTCGCGTCATCCTTCCTGTGCTTGCAGGCGTTCTGTTTCTGGCGCTGTGGGAGCTGCAAGTAATACATGCTATTTTCGATTTGAAGAAATACCAGCTACCGCTGCCGTCGGCGATTGTGGAGGCAATGGGCGAAAATATGAGCCTGCTGCTGTCCTATACCGGATATACGCTCACTGAAGCGGTGCTGGGCATGCTTATCGGTTCAGCGCTTGGCTTCATCATTGCCCTGGTCGCCACGGCCTGGCCGCGCTGGGGCGGCGGCAGCCTGACGCTGGTCGCCGCGCTGAACGCCGTTCCAATCGTGGCGCTCGCGCCGATCATGAACCTGTGGTTCGGCGATGGGTTGGGCTCCCGCATCGCGATTGTGGCGGCGACGACGATGGCCGCGATGGCGATCAACGCCTATAAAGGAATGGCGGCGATCGATCCGCTGGCGCTGGATTTGATGCATTCCTACGCCGCGCCCAAATCGGCGGTGTTCCGCCACCTGCGGATTAAGAACAGCCTGCCTTATGTGTTCACCGCACTGAAAATCAACGCGACGGCAAGCATGATCGGGGCGATTGTCGGCGAATTCTTTTTCTCTTCGAGAGGACTCGGCTATCTGCTGTCCAACTCCATTAAGGTTGCCAAAATGCCGCTTGGCTGGTCATGCATCGTGCTTGCGGCGATTGCCGGCGTCATTTTCTACCTGGTGGTGGAAAGGCTGGAGAAAGTATTCATCCGCTGGCATCCTTCGCGGCGGGCTTCATAG
- a CDS encoding ABC transporter permease, which yields MKGNSMLAKGRFLPLLVWVAGLLIVWEALSWVLLNVVHTPLAQSKLPYVHELVATLFQYAGTLLKEGAATFGNAGIGFLLGAAAGVLLAVLMSVSKTIEQLTFPYAIASQMIPILGLAPIIYGIVRDEQISRIIISGYITFFPVSLNMLRGLRSVNLSALELMHSYAAKPWAVYWKLRLPAALPGLFSGLKIAAPLAVTGAILVELMGAQHGIGVIMLRNLYYGPSHTYMFWSTILVGAFLGMASYGLMSLIERLVAPWQPEFRPKGGSR from the coding sequence ATGAAAGGAAACAGCATGCTGGCCAAAGGGCGGTTCCTGCCTCTGCTTGTCTGGGTCGCAGGGCTGCTGATTGTCTGGGAGGCCCTTTCGTGGGTGCTGCTGAATGTAGTGCATACGCCGCTGGCCCAATCGAAGCTGCCTTATGTCCATGAACTGGTTGCGACGCTCTTTCAGTACGCAGGCACACTGCTGAAAGAAGGGGCTGCGACCTTCGGGAACGCCGGCATCGGCTTCCTGCTCGGCGCCGCCGCAGGGGTGCTGCTCGCGGTGCTGATGAGCGTATCGAAGACGATCGAGCAGCTTACCTTCCCCTACGCAATCGCGTCGCAGATGATTCCGATTCTGGGCCTCGCCCCGATCATCTACGGCATCGTCCGCGACGAGCAGATCTCGCGGATCATTATCTCGGGTTATATTACGTTCTTCCCTGTGTCGCTCAATATGCTGCGGGGACTGCGAAGTGTCAATCTCTCTGCTCTGGAGCTGATGCATTCTTACGCGGCCAAACCTTGGGCCGTCTACTGGAAGCTCCGGCTTCCCGCCGCTCTTCCCGGCTTGTTCAGCGGGCTGAAGATCGCCGCTCCGCTTGCGGTTACCGGCGCGATTCTGGTCGAGCTGATGGGCGCGCAGCATGGGATCGGCGTGATTATGCTGCGCAATCTGTACTACGGTCCTTCTCATACTTACATGTTCTGGTCGACCATTCTGGTTGGTGCGTTTCTCGGCATGGCCAGCTATGGGCTCATGAGCCTGATCGAGCGGCTCGTCGCTCCTTGGCAGCCTGAATTCCGTCCGAAAGGGGGCAGCCGCTGA
- a CDS encoding ABC transporter ATP-binding protein, with amino-acid sequence MSLIATKVPEIQLENVEMRYQTDTADVLALHQVSLDIAKGEFVSLLGPSGCGKTTLLRLMADLIEPTGGKVTVAGKSAKEARLAQKYGIVFQSPVLYDWRKVKDNITLPLELMGVKKARRDEKALELLELVGLKGFADKYPWQLSGGMQQRVAIARALSMEPEILLMDEPFSALDEFTRERLNEELLSVWSKVGNTVVFVTHSIPESIFLSDRVFVLSPHPGRLSAVVDIPLPRPRTAEMRNSPEFFDLIAGIRDSFEGV; translated from the coding sequence ATGTCACTTATTGCAACAAAGGTTCCTGAAATTCAATTGGAAAATGTGGAGATGCGCTATCAGACGGATACGGCGGATGTTCTGGCGCTGCATCAGGTGAGTCTGGATATTGCCAAGGGAGAATTCGTCTCGCTTCTTGGCCCTTCCGGCTGCGGCAAGACGACGCTGCTTCGGCTTATGGCCGATTTGATCGAGCCGACGGGAGGCAAGGTGACGGTAGCCGGTAAGAGCGCCAAGGAGGCGCGGCTCGCCCAGAAATACGGCATCGTCTTTCAAAGCCCCGTGCTGTACGACTGGCGCAAGGTAAAGGATAACATTACGCTGCCGCTCGAGCTGATGGGCGTCAAGAAAGCCCGCCGCGACGAGAAGGCGCTGGAGCTGCTGGAGCTTGTCGGCCTGAAGGGCTTTGCAGACAAATACCCTTGGCAGCTCAGCGGAGGGATGCAGCAGCGGGTGGCCATTGCCCGGGCGCTGTCGATGGAACCGGAAATCCTGCTTATGGATGAGCCGTTCTCTGCCCTCGATGAATTCACGCGCGAGCGTCTGAATGAAGAGCTGTTATCTGTATGGAGCAAGGTGGGCAATACGGTCGTATTCGTTACTCACAGCATTCCCGAATCGATCTTCCTGTCTGACCGGGTCTTCGTGCTGTCTCCGCATCCGGGCCGCCTGTCGGCGGTGGTTGATATTCCTCTGCCGCGTCCGCGGACGGCCGAGATGAGAAACAGTCCGGAATTCTTTGATCTGATCGCAGGTATTCGCGACAGCTTCGAGGGAGTGTAA
- a CDS encoding DUF72 domain-containing protein gives MIKVGLTGFGDHDELYGKMKPADRLSAYSAHFSIVEIDSSFYAVQPVRNYVKWVSQTPDDFGFIVKAYQGMTGHLRGKKNYFDTAEEMFQAFHTSIEPVIEAGKLTMTLFQFPPWFGCTKENVDVLRETKERMLDVPCALEFRNSTWYSPEYRERTLAFMKKEGWIHTVVDEPQAGIGSIPIVSVATSPEATYVRMHGRNAKGWHQSSNPEWRKLRYLYRYSTEELTEWQERLKELEKDSKNVYVVFNNNSAGDATPNAKELQALLGGDDSGPPPLQLDLFDHPS, from the coding sequence GTGATCAAGGTCGGTTTGACGGGATTTGGCGACCATGATGAACTGTATGGAAAAATGAAGCCCGCAGACCGTTTGTCCGCATACAGCGCGCATTTTTCGATCGTGGAGATCGACAGCTCCTTTTACGCCGTACAGCCGGTTAGAAACTACGTCAAATGGGTAAGCCAGACCCCCGATGATTTCGGTTTTATTGTTAAAGCCTATCAGGGCATGACCGGGCATCTGCGGGGCAAAAAGAATTATTTTGATACCGCCGAAGAAATGTTTCAGGCGTTTCATACTTCCATTGAACCCGTCATAGAGGCGGGCAAGCTTACGATGACGCTCTTCCAGTTCCCGCCTTGGTTTGGTTGTACGAAAGAAAACGTGGATGTGCTGCGGGAGACGAAAGAAAGGATGCTGGATGTGCCCTGCGCGCTCGAATTCCGCAACTCTACCTGGTACAGCCCGGAATACCGGGAACGGACGCTGGCTTTTATGAAAAAAGAAGGCTGGATCCATACGGTGGTCGACGAACCGCAGGCCGGTATCGGCTCCATTCCGATCGTGTCTGTGGCAACTTCGCCGGAAGCAACCTATGTGCGAATGCATGGGCGAAACGCCAAGGGCTGGCATCAAAGCAGCAATCCCGAGTGGCGCAAGCTGCGCTATCTGTACCGCTACAGCACGGAAGAACTGACTGAATGGCAGGAACGGCTGAAAGAATTGGAGAAGGATTCGAAGAACGTGTATGTGGTCTTCAACAATAATTCTGCCGGCGATGCCACCCCTAATGCCAAAGAGCTTCAGGCTCTGCTTGGCGGAGACGACAGCGGACCCCCGCCGCTGCAGCTAGATCTGTTCGACCATCCATCATGA